The sequence CTCTTTTTTATTTAGAAATAATAAAAAAGAGTTTTCTGAAGTATTTTTTATAAAAACAACAGATTTGAAAAATCCATTAGTCTTACAAATTATTCTCCTGCGTTTTCTGCATTTTCTTCTGCTGGAGCTTCTTCGCTTGCTTCTGCAGCAGGCTCATTTGCTTTTGCAGCTTCTTCTTGCTTCTTACGGATAGCTTCTGCACGAGCTTCTTTTACTTTAGCTTCTGCAGCCATACGCTCTTTAGCAGCTTTTTGCTTGTCGTCAGAAAGTTTAGAAATACGATTAGCAATTTTTTGGTCTTTTGCTTCTCTCCAAGCTGTCATTTTTTCGTCAGCAGCTTCTTGAGTGATTGCACCTTTGTTTACACCTAATTGAAGATGCTTACGATACATAAGACCTTTGTACTGCAACATTCTTCTTACTGTTTCAGAAGGTTGCGCTCCTACCATAAGCCATTTCATAGCTTTTTCGTCATCAATATCGATAGTAGCAGGTACAGTTTGTGGGTTGTAAGTCCCGATTTTTTCGATGAATTTACCATC comes from Bernardetia sp. and encodes:
- a CDS encoding 30S ribosomal protein S16 — translated: MATRLRLARRGRKKAARFEIVAADSRAPRDGKFIEKIGTYNPQTVPATIDIDDEKAMKWLMVGAQPSETVRRMLQYKGLMYRKHLQLGVNKGAITQEAADEKMTAWREAKDQKIANRISKLSDDKQKAAKERMAAEAKVKEARAEAIRKKQEEAAKANEPAAEASEEAPAEENAENAGE